In one window of Fibrobacter sp. DNA:
- the hemB gene encoding porphobilinogen synthase — MIVRPRRLRQNTTIRNMIAETSVSPDCLVYPMFVVEGEGVKEEISSMPNQFRFSIDELLKELETFGPLGLKSVLLFGIPDHKDEMASEAYGENSIVQRAVRAIKAKFPEIYVICDVCLCEYMSHGHCGIIKDHDVDNDSTLELLAKTAVSQVAAGADMVAPSDMMDGHITAIREALDEAGFTNTPIMGYSAKFASAYYGPFRDAADSAPHFGNRKTYQMDVRNGREAMHEVELDLEEGADIVMVKPGLAFLDVLRGAAEISNVPVAVYNVSGEYSMVKAAGTLGWIDEDAIIRENMIAFKRAGADIIITYHAKEILEKNLL; from the coding sequence ATGATCGTCCGTCCTCGTCGTTTACGTCAGAATACCACCATCCGCAACATGATTGCGGAAACTTCCGTCAGCCCCGATTGCCTCGTTTACCCCATGTTCGTGGTAGAAGGAGAAGGCGTCAAAGAAGAAATCTCCAGCATGCCTAACCAGTTCCGTTTCAGCATCGATGAACTGCTGAAGGAGCTCGAAACCTTCGGACCGTTGGGTCTCAAGTCTGTGCTGCTCTTTGGCATTCCCGACCATAAGGACGAAATGGCTTCCGAAGCTTACGGCGAGAACAGCATTGTCCAGCGAGCCGTTCGCGCCATCAAGGCCAAGTTCCCGGAAATCTACGTCATTTGCGATGTGTGTCTCTGCGAATACATGAGTCACGGTCACTGCGGTATCATTAAGGATCACGATGTGGATAACGACTCCACTCTGGAACTGCTGGCAAAGACTGCTGTTTCTCAAGTGGCTGCCGGTGCCGACATGGTTGCCCCCAGCGACATGATGGATGGTCACATTACCGCTATCCGTGAAGCCCTTGACGAAGCAGGCTTTACCAATACGCCGATCATGGGGTACAGCGCAAAGTTCGCCAGTGCCTACTACGGCCCCTTCCGCGATGCCGCTGACTCCGCTCCCCATTTCGGCAACCGCAAGACTTACCAGATGGATGTCCGCAATGGTCGCGAAGCCATGCACGAAGTGGAATTGGATCTAGAAGAAGGTGCTGATATCGTCATGGTGAAGCCGGGCCTCGCTTTCCTGGATGTGCTCCGCGGTGCTGCAGAAATCAGCAACGTTCCCGTGGCCGTATATAACGTCAGCGGCGAATACTCCATGGTGAAGGCCGCCGGTACCCTGGGCTGGATCGACGAAGACGCCATCATCCGCGAAAACATGATCGCCTTCAAGCGCGCCGGTGCCGACATCATCATCACCTACCACGCCAAGGAAATTTTGGAAAAGAATTTGCTATAG
- a CDS encoding siroheme synthase codes for MKVVLIIAHNCIRPGAYSAFEVVLDRLRHDMPDARIASTSLLDLDNDLRALLREDVESVTLLPYLLLSGQHSKGDIPAIVANAQKDFPQIPLTLLPPLGEWNGFADMVVAGVKGAQKTRKTAESSTHFNSSMLAIEVKLEGKSVLVVGGGRIALRKVKTLLPTGARITVVASQFDPEFASLQIPEGSMTMLNLVERPYDSTDLRGVSMVYICTDQPAVNAQVSNDARARRIMVNNACDYLDGDFIVPARMDFGENITVTVSTRGRAPSLAKKLKQKIQTDWGQDLEQIEKNFLDPTTVS; via the coding sequence ATGAAAGTCGTTTTGATTATTGCCCATAACTGCATCCGTCCGGGAGCCTACAGCGCCTTTGAAGTGGTGCTGGACCGCTTGCGTCACGATATGCCTGACGCCCGCATTGCAAGTACAAGCCTGCTGGATTTGGACAATGACCTGCGCGCCCTTTTGCGTGAGGATGTGGAGTCGGTGACTTTGCTTCCGTACCTGCTTTTGAGCGGCCAGCATTCCAAGGGCGATATCCCAGCTATCGTGGCTAACGCACAGAAGGATTTCCCGCAGATTCCGCTGACCTTGTTGCCGCCTCTTGGCGAGTGGAATGGCTTTGCTGACATGGTGGTGGCTGGAGTCAAAGGCGCTCAGAAAACCAGAAAGACTGCTGAGTCTTCTACGCATTTCAATTCCAGCATGTTGGCAATTGAGGTTAAGCTGGAAGGTAAGAGCGTACTGGTTGTGGGCGGTGGCCGCATTGCCTTACGTAAGGTAAAGACTTTGTTGCCTACAGGAGCCCGCATTACGGTGGTGGCTTCACAGTTCGATCCCGAGTTTGCAAGTCTGCAGATTCCCGAGGGATCTATGACCATGTTGAATCTGGTGGAACGTCCTTACGATTCTACGGATCTTCGCGGTGTATCCATGGTGTACATCTGCACGGACCAGCCGGCTGTAAACGCGCAGGTCAGCAATGATGCCCGTGCTCGCCGCATTATGGTGAACAACGCCTGTGATTATCTGGATGGAGACTTTATTGTTCCCGCCCGAATGGACTTTGGGGAAAACATTACCGTCACCGTTTCTACCCGCGGTCGCGCACCCAGTCTCGCCAAAAAACTGAAACAGAAAATCCAGACCGACTGGGGCCAGGATTTGGAACAAATTGAAAAGAATTTCCTCGACCCTACAACCGTGTCATAG